In a single window of the Planctomycetota bacterium genome:
- a CDS encoding ATP-binding protein yields MTPEGDKASILIVDDHEENLEAFEAILQDLGQNIVKARSGEEALRRLYHQDFAVILLDVRMPGMDGLETAALIRARPRSRHIPIIFVTAFDDPLERITRGYSIGAVDYIVKPVHPEILRSKVRVFVELFLKTRSLEREVQERRRAEEELRAANRELEAFSYSVSHDLRGPLRAITGFSEILLEEYADKLEGGMGRDCLNRIADGARQMDALIQDLLTFSRLGRDRIELTEVDPAEVLSESIARVEVGQADIAIQGPFAPLRANRVLLTQVFYNLISNAVKFVPPGVRPVVRIRSERHGERVRIWVEDNGIGIAPEYHDRIFRVFERLNPSSGYPGTGIGLAIVRRAMERMGGKVGLESSPGQGSRFWIELPAASAPKTDPRPQR; encoded by the coding sequence ATGACGCCGGAAGGCGACAAGGCGAGCATCCTGATCGTGGACGACCACGAGGAGAACCTCGAGGCGTTCGAGGCGATCCTCCAGGACCTCGGGCAAAACATCGTCAAGGCGCGGTCCGGAGAAGAGGCGCTGCGCCGGCTCTACCACCAGGACTTCGCCGTCATCCTGCTGGACGTCCGCATGCCCGGGATGGACGGGCTCGAAACCGCGGCCCTCATCCGTGCCCGGCCGCGCTCCCGCCACATCCCCATCATCTTCGTCACGGCGTTCGACGATCCGCTGGAGCGGATCACGCGGGGATATTCGATCGGCGCGGTCGATTACATCGTCAAGCCGGTCCACCCCGAGATCCTGCGCTCGAAGGTGCGCGTCTTCGTCGAGCTGTTCCTGAAGACGCGATCCCTGGAACGGGAGGTGCAGGAGCGCCGGCGCGCCGAGGAGGAGCTGCGCGCGGCCAACCGGGAGCTCGAGGCGTTCAGCTATTCGGTTTCCCACGACCTCCGGGGACCCCTGCGGGCCATCACCGGCTTCAGCGAGATCCTCCTGGAGGAGTACGCGGACAAGCTCGAAGGCGGCATGGGACGGGACTGCCTCAACCGGATCGCCGACGGCGCCCGCCAGATGGACGCCCTCATCCAGGACCTTCTGACGTTCAGCCGGCTGGGACGGGACCGGATCGAGCTGACCGAGGTGGATCCCGCCGAGGTCCTTTCCGAATCCATTGCCCGGGTCGAAGTCGGACAGGCCGACATCGCCATCCAAGGACCGTTCGCGCCCCTGCGGGCCAACCGCGTGCTCCTGACCCAGGTCTTCTACAACCTCATCTCCAACGCGGTCAAGTTCGTGCCCCCCGGCGTCCGGCCGGTCGTCCGAATCCGTTCGGAACGCCACGGCGAGCGGGTCAGGATCTGGGTGGAGGACAACGGAATCGGCATCGCGCCCGAATACCACGACCGGATCTTCCGCGTGTTTGAAAGGCTCAACCCGAGTTCCGGCTATCCGGGAACGGGGATCGGGCTGGCGATCGTCCGCCGGGCCATGGAACGGATGGGCGGCAAGGTCGGGCTGGAGTCGTCCCCGGGACAGGGAAGCCGGTTCTGGATCGAGCTTCCGGCCGCCTCCGCTCCGAAAACCGACCCTCGCCCGCAGCGATAG
- a CDS encoding response regulator: MAAEGNSGIILLVEDRPDEVELMKQALHQAGITNPLRIFSDGTEAISYLEGRDRYADRDAWPLPRLVLLDLKIRGRSGLEVVTWVKSRPRLQRIPVVVVTSSRETSDMEKAYAAGANSYLVKPTSFREFVETMKITATYWINVNASLEP; encoded by the coding sequence GTGGCCGCTGAGGGCAACTCCGGAATCATCCTGCTTGTCGAGGACCGGCCCGACGAAGTCGAGCTGATGAAACAGGCCCTGCACCAGGCGGGCATCACGAATCCGCTTCGAATCTTTTCCGACGGGACCGAGGCGATCTCCTACCTTGAGGGGCGCGATCGGTACGCGGATCGGGACGCGTGGCCTCTGCCTCGACTGGTCCTTCTGGATCTCAAGATCCGGGGCCGGTCCGGGCTGGAGGTGGTGACCTGGGTCAAGAGCCGGCCGCGGCTCCAGCGGATCCCGGTGGTCGTTGTCACCTCGTCGCGGGAGACTTCGGACATGGAGAAGGCCTACGCGGCGGGCGCGAATTCCTACCTGGTCAAGCCCACCTCTTTCCGCGAGTTCGTGGAGACGATGAAGATCACCGCGACCTACTGGATCAACGTCAACGCGAGTCTCGAACCCTGA
- a CDS encoding protein kinase, producing MADDDWIQGLRRGLREHERDRAAPARLGRYEILERLGEGATAVVYRGWDPELRRPVALKVLHASAQAAPVARERFRREAEAMAGLAHPNVVSVYDAGEENGRLYLVLELVEGRPLSDMMTPAALPLFEEIARGVGAAHARGIVHRDLKPSNVLVTPQGRPKVADFGLAHMAASPVELTRTGAVLGTPLYMAPEQIEGRGRDISPATDVYALGAMLYEAATGRPPHTGETPLEVYARAVRDDPVPPRRLNPALPAGLEAVLLKALEKDPRRRYPDAAALAEDLRRLREGAPVEARAVGFWGRLARKAARRRAALLGASGAALALAAAALWGAGAADRLAERAQAEERELLLRLPEIRDPRGNVVVRAGAAAQPAGPARRLLPGEALETAAESTATLVYPDQARIDLAAHTAVRQEVRSTGADGRTLVLERGLLLVKSAPGIPGAPLRLKTAWGTFELAGGVWVAEASSGGATLDVRAGSAVVRPAGGAAAFEAAMGERATIGPDRSASVEPLGEGPAAEFRRRKGADRSLVGHWKLDEGRGSVLADASGRGRAARLRGGASWASDRGRPAVRVDGRDGAIEFPGGADFDRLQDESYTLVVWYFPEAAPWEPGIEFRGAHPILMKPGWREGILYTGNRTFLMLHWTKPARWLGAFTSGEAYHPGRGYHLAGVVDRATRRTEIYVDGRLGGAVDWPEDAPSEEFGDLRWQAGHLDPPVATLQPARGFFGSVRMYARALSPAEVEILYEAER from the coding sequence ATGGCCGACGACGACTGGATCCAGGGGCTGCGCCGCGGCCTGCGCGAGCACGAGCGGGATCGCGCCGCCCCGGCCCGCCTCGGACGGTACGAGATCCTCGAACGCCTGGGGGAAGGGGCCACGGCCGTCGTCTATCGCGGGTGGGACCCCGAGCTGCGCCGGCCCGTGGCGCTCAAGGTGCTCCACGCCTCGGCCCAGGCGGCCCCTGTGGCGCGTGAACGCTTCCGGCGGGAAGCGGAAGCGATGGCCGGCCTGGCGCACCCCAACGTCGTCTCCGTCTACGACGCGGGCGAAGAGAACGGGCGACTCTACCTCGTCCTCGAGCTCGTCGAAGGCCGCCCCTTGAGCGACATGATGACGCCGGCGGCGCTGCCGCTCTTCGAGGAGATCGCCCGCGGCGTGGGTGCCGCGCACGCCCGCGGAATCGTCCATCGCGACCTCAAGCCCTCCAACGTGCTCGTAACGCCCCAGGGCCGCCCCAAGGTGGCGGACTTCGGGCTGGCCCACATGGCCGCTTCGCCGGTCGAGCTGACGCGCACCGGGGCGGTGCTGGGGACTCCGCTGTACATGGCTCCCGAGCAGATCGAAGGGCGGGGCCGGGACATCTCGCCGGCCACGGACGTCTACGCGCTGGGGGCGATGCTCTACGAGGCCGCGACCGGACGGCCTCCGCACACCGGGGAGACGCCGCTGGAGGTGTACGCCCGCGCCGTACGCGACGACCCCGTTCCGCCGCGTCGCCTGAATCCCGCGTTGCCCGCCGGCCTGGAGGCCGTGCTCCTGAAAGCGCTCGAGAAGGATCCGCGCCGAAGGTATCCGGACGCCGCGGCCCTGGCGGAGGATCTTCGGCGGCTCCGGGAGGGAGCCCCGGTGGAGGCGCGAGCGGTCGGCTTCTGGGGCCGGCTGGCCCGGAAGGCCGCCCGCCGCCGGGCGGCGCTTTTGGGCGCGTCCGGCGCCGCCCTCGCGCTGGCCGCGGCCGCGCTCTGGGGCGCGGGGGCGGCGGATCGCCTGGCCGAGAGGGCGCAGGCGGAGGAACGCGAGCTCCTCCTGCGCCTTCCGGAAATCCGGGATCCGCGCGGGAACGTCGTCGTGCGCGCGGGAGCCGCGGCGCAGCCGGCGGGCCCGGCGCGGCGGCTTCTGCCCGGCGAGGCGCTCGAGACCGCGGCCGAATCGACCGCCACGCTCGTCTATCCGGACCAGGCGCGGATCGATCTGGCCGCCCATACGGCGGTGCGGCAGGAAGTCCGCTCGACCGGCGCGGACGGGCGGACGCTCGTCCTCGAACGGGGCCTCCTTCTCGTCAAGAGCGCGCCGGGGATTCCCGGGGCCCCGCTCCGTCTGAAGACGGCATGGGGGACCTTCGAGCTGGCCGGGGGCGTCTGGGTCGCCGAAGCGTCTTCCGGCGGGGCGACGCTCGACGTGCGGGCCGGTTCCGCGGTCGTGCGTCCGGCCGGAGGGGCGGCCGCGTTCGAGGCGGCGATGGGGGAGCGCGCGACGATCGGGCCGGACCGATCGGCCTCGGTCGAGCCGCTGGGGGAGGGGCCGGCGGCGGAGTTCCGTCGAAGGAAGGGGGCGGATCGGTCGCTCGTGGGGCACTGGAAGCTCGACGAAGGGCGCGGATCGGTCCTGGCGGACGCTTCCGGGCGGGGTCGCGCGGCGCGTCTGCGGGGCGGGGCGAGCTGGGCCTCGGATCGCGGCCGGCCGGCCGTCCGGGTGGACGGACGGGACGGGGCGATCGAGTTTCCGGGGGGCGCCGATTTCGACCGCCTCCAGGACGAAAGTTACACGCTGGTGGTCTGGTATTTCCCGGAGGCGGCCCCCTGGGAGCCGGGCATCGAGTTTCGCGGAGCCCATCCGATTCTGATGAAGCCCGGCTGGCGGGAAGGGATTCTGTACACGGGCAATCGAACGTTCCTGATGCTGCACTGGACGAAACCGGCCCGCTGGCTGGGCGCGTTCACGTCCGGCGAGGCCTATCACCCGGGACGCGGATACCATCTGGCGGGAGTGGTCGATCGGGCCACCCGGCGGACCGAGATCTACGTGGACGGCCGGCTGGGCGGCGCGGTGGACTGGCCGGAGGACGCCCCTTCGGAGGAGTTCGGCGACCTGCGCTGGCAGGCAGGCCATCTGGATCCGCCGGTGGCGACTCTTCAGCCCGCCCGCGGGTTCTTTGGCTCGGTGCGGATGTACGCGCGCGCGTTGAGTCCCGCGGAGGTCGAGATCCTCTACGAGGCGGAGCGGTAG
- a CDS encoding CHASE domain-containing protein gives MPSPSRIAPWKPFLVLGVSLSLTVVAVYSSLAMAEAKDRARFENRLQRTQDLIASRMETYITMLRAASFLFASETPGLRFRQGDLEAFVDRLQLARDYPGIACIGFSRRLAPEGDAELAEQMRASGRPGFRVWPEGERPERFPLTHVMPESEGAGDLVGFDLMVDPAVRAAMERARDSGAAVATDRVELGLRGERESQFVVCVPVYRRGIIPGRMRERHEALEGFVHGFFRLRGLLEGLFRGGEAHPGIAFEIFSGTGTNPAARIYRSDEAADPGPAHDPNFTQTAPLTIAGQPWTVRYWTVPPFGEGSARGQAFMALLLGLAASGGLFWAAWSQHRATEELRRSEETLESRVKERTAEVEAANRELEAFSYSVSHDLRGPLRSLDGFTQMLLDQYSDRLDDRGKDYLRRVLSAAGEMGLLIDGFLKLARVTRQEMRRDAVDLSAAAEGVARELRRNEPRRAAEFRIEPGVWVKGDAQLLRVALENLLGNAWKFTARRATARIEFGAERRGARVACFVRDNGAGFDMSLAGRLFRPFERLHPAEEYPGMGIGLATVRRIVERHGGEIWAESRPDAGATFHFTLEAAEPAPPGKGSLSSSTQEAGRGR, from the coding sequence ATGCCTTCCCCCTCTCGAATCGCGCCCTGGAAGCCGTTCCTTGTCCTGGGGGTATCCCTGTCCCTCACCGTCGTGGCGGTCTACTCCTCGCTGGCGATGGCGGAGGCGAAGGACCGTGCCCGTTTCGAGAACCGGCTTCAAAGGACTCAGGATCTCATCGCCAGCCGGATGGAAACCTACATCACGATGTTGCGGGCGGCCTCGTTCCTTTTCGCCTCGGAGACGCCGGGACTCCGGTTCCGCCAAGGAGACCTCGAGGCGTTCGTGGATCGCCTGCAGCTCGCGCGGGACTATCCGGGGATCGCGTGCATCGGCTTCAGCCGCCGGCTGGCGCCGGAAGGGGACGCGGAACTGGCCGAGCAGATGCGCGCGTCGGGACGTCCGGGGTTCCGCGTGTGGCCCGAAGGGGAGCGTCCGGAACGCTTTCCCCTCACGCACGTCATGCCCGAATCGGAGGGCGCCGGGGACCTCGTGGGGTTCGATCTGATGGTCGATCCCGCGGTCCGCGCCGCCATGGAGCGCGCCCGGGACTCCGGCGCGGCGGTCGCGACCGACCGCGTGGAGTTGGGCCTCCGCGGAGAGCGGGAGTCGCAATTCGTCGTGTGCGTCCCCGTGTACCGTCGGGGGATCATTCCCGGGCGGATGCGGGAGCGTCACGAAGCGCTCGAGGGGTTCGTGCACGGGTTCTTCCGGTTGCGGGGGCTCCTGGAGGGCCTCTTCCGGGGCGGCGAGGCGCATCCCGGGATCGCCTTCGAGATTTTCTCGGGGACGGGGACGAATCCCGCGGCGCGGATCTATCGTTCGGACGAGGCGGCGGATCCGGGACCGGCGCATGATCCGAACTTCACGCAGACGGCGCCGCTGACGATCGCCGGCCAGCCCTGGACCGTGCGGTACTGGACGGTGCCGCCGTTCGGCGAAGGCTCGGCCCGCGGCCAGGCCTTCATGGCTCTGCTCCTGGGGCTGGCGGCCAGCGGCGGGCTCTTTTGGGCCGCCTGGTCCCAGCACCGGGCGACCGAGGAGCTCCGGCGGTCCGAGGAGACGCTGGAGAGCCGGGTCAAGGAACGGACCGCGGAGGTCGAGGCGGCCAACCGGGAGCTCGAGGCGTTCAGCTACTCGGTTTCGCACGACCTGCGGGGTCCCCTTCGCAGCCTCGACGGATTCACGCAGATGCTCCTGGATCAGTATTCCGACCGGCTCGACGACCGCGGGAAGGACTACCTGCGGAGGGTTCTGTCCGCCGCGGGCGAGATGGGGCTTCTGATCGACGGCTTTCTCAAGCTGGCGCGGGTGACGCGCCAGGAGATGCGGCGGGATGCGGTGGATCTGAGCGCGGCGGCGGAGGGGGTTGCGCGGGAGCTGCGCCGGAACGAGCCGCGGCGGGCGGCGGAGTTCCGGATCGAGCCGGGCGTCTGGGTCAAGGGGGACGCGCAGCTCCTGCGCGTGGCGCTGGAGAATCTGCTGGGGAACGCCTGGAAGTTCACGGCGCGGCGGGCGACGGCCCGCATCGAGTTCGGCGCCGAGCGTCGCGGCGCCCGGGTGGCGTGTTTTGTCCGGGACAACGGCGCGGGTTTCGACATGTCCCTGGCCGGCCGCCTCTTCCGTCCGTTCGAACGCCTGCATCCGGCGGAGGAGTACCCCGGCATGGGCATCGGCCTGGCCACGGTCCGGCGGATCGTGGAGCGCCACGGGGGAGAGATCTGGGCGGAGAGCCGTCCGGACGCCGGCGCGACGTTCCACTTCACCCTGGAGGCGGCGGAGCCCGCGCCTCCCGGCAAGGGTTCGCTTTCTTCTTCAACCCAGGAGGCCGGCCGTGGCCGCTGA
- a CDS encoding CheR family methyltransferase has protein sequence MLKMALPRRPKNALPKIPAGRGAAAFDRPFAPRPKPASAAGPESIEVELLLLGLFRRYGYDFRSYDPSFLRPHIEQRAREEGVDSISRLSERLLRDPAVLERFLAQLSGGGPPLFSPSSFWRSLRTHAVPYLRTYPTVRLWALEARPEELCSLAILADEDLPRNVRIYATRMHETLVEGIRTCTLDPESVRKAAREYRRSGGRRRLADFFETADGAAALAPALRRRITFASYNPVTDGPFQHFHAILARGLLRPFDRELRGKTCRLLHESLIPLGFLALGPRGALEESPFREAYRELDRAAGLYQKIRE, from the coding sequence ATGCTTAAGATGGCCCTGCCCCGCCGCCCGAAGAACGCGCTCCCGAAAATTCCCGCCGGCCGCGGCGCCGCGGCGTTCGACCGTCCCTTCGCCCCGCGCCCGAAGCCGGCCTCCGCCGCCGGCCCCGAGTCCATCGAGGTCGAACTCCTGCTCCTGGGCCTCTTCCGGAGATACGGATACGATTTTCGAAGCTACGATCCCTCCTTTCTGCGGCCGCATATCGAGCAAAGAGCGCGCGAGGAAGGAGTCGACTCGATCTCCCGCCTCTCCGAACGCCTCCTGCGCGACCCGGCGGTCCTGGAGCGCTTCCTCGCGCAGCTTTCCGGCGGCGGCCCTCCCCTCTTCTCGCCCTCCTCGTTCTGGCGGTCCCTGCGGACCCACGCGGTGCCTTATCTGCGGACGTATCCCACGGTCCGACTCTGGGCCCTCGAGGCCCGCCCGGAGGAATTGTGCTCGCTGGCGATCCTCGCGGACGAAGACCTGCCCCGGAACGTGCGCATCTACGCGACACGGATGCACGAGACGCTCGTCGAGGGCATCCGGACGTGCACCCTGGACCCCGAAAGCGTCCGGAAGGCCGCCCGCGAGTACCGCCGCAGCGGCGGCCGGCGGCGCCTGGCGGACTTCTTCGAGACGGCGGACGGCGCCGCCGCCCTGGCGCCCGCCCTCCGAAGAAGGATCACCTTCGCCTCCTACAATCCCGTGACGGACGGACCGTTCCAGCACTTCCACGCCATTCTCGCCCGCGGGCTCCTGCGCCCGTTCGACCGGGAGCTGCGCGGGAAGACGTGCCGGCTCCTCCACGAGAGCCTGATCCCTCTGGGGTTTCTCGCCCTGGGTCCCCGGGGCGCCCTGGAGGAATCTCCGTTCCGGGAAGCGTACCGGGAGCTGGACCGGGCCGCAGGCCTGTATCAGAAAATCCGAGAATAG